In one Mus pahari chromosome 21, PAHARI_EIJ_v1.1, whole genome shotgun sequence genomic region, the following are encoded:
- the LOC110338480 gene encoding GTPase HRas-like, with translation MTEYQLVVVGAGGLGKSALTIQLIQNYFVDEYDPTIADSYRKQVVIDGETCLLDILDTTGQEEYSAMWDQYMQTGEGFLCIFAINNTKSFEDIHQYREQIKQVKNSDDLPMVLVGNKCDLAARTVEPRQTQDLSHSYGIPYIETTAKTRQGVEDAFYMLVREILQQKLQRLNLPHDSGPDCMSCKCVLF, from the coding sequence ATGACAGAATACCAGCTTGTGGTTGTGGGTGCTGGAGGCCTGGGCAAGAGTGCCCTGACCATCCAGCTGATCCAAAACTACTTTGTGGATGAATATGATCCCACTATAGCGGACTCCTACCGAAAACAGGTGGTCATTGATGGGGAGACATGTCTACTGGACATCTTAGACACAACAGGTCAAGAAGAGTATAGTGCCATGTGGGACCAGTACATGCAAACAGGGGAGGGCTTCCTCTGTATATTTGCCATCAACAACACCAAGTCCTTTGAAGACATCCATCAGTACAGGGAGCAGATCAAGCAGGTAAAAAATTCAGATGATTTGCCAATGGTGCTGGTGGGCAACAAGTGTGACCTGGCCGCTCGCACTGTTGAGCCTCGGCAGACCCAGGACCTTTCTCACAGCTATGGCATCCCCTACATTGAAACAACAGCCAAGACTCGGCAAGGTGTGGAGGATGCCTTCTATATGCTAGTCCGTGAGATTCTGCAGCAAAAACTACAGAGACTGAACCTGCCTCATGACAGTGGTCCTGACTGCATGAGCTGCAAGTGTGTGCTGTTCTGA